One genomic region from Haloprofundus salinisoli encodes:
- a CDS encoding formate dehydrogenase subunit alpha, whose translation MSSEPVSLDLDRRSFMKASALAGALALGGSATGQVLAQSESDEEGGADTEGELVKTICNFCAVGCGFKGERKGNAFVGQEPWFEHPVNNGSLCSKGAAIYGSEHSPKRLKHPLKLEEGEWKKISWGEAMGEIGDELLRIRDEYGPDSVMWLGSAHHANEEAYAFRKLAALFGTNNVDHQARICHSTTVAGLANTWGYGAMTNTINDYRNYDLDIIIGQNPAEAHPIAMQHILEGQRRGGTIVSVDARYTKTSAHADHFYRIRPGTDVALMMGIIRYLREQGELDQQMINDRVQGWPDVDAKLDRYDLDTVEDITWVSKDDIQELGDLIIENKPNVQIEWAMGGTQHNNGTQNIRSYALTSLGSGCAARSGGGLQVMRGHSNVQGATDLGPNSHILPGYYSNDSPGSWAYWTDVWNESPWTSGSISMSEMYDRFEMMSKEKYEAQGGSESTFENEGLEVNSRSMMLQSGLTVARWFEAALDKKDRLNQSELYQPNKVKAAIYDGHSTNSISEMDKQKKALENLDLLVVVDMFPSLASVMHNRDDGVILLPASSQYEHHGTVTNSHRSVQWRNPVRPPGHNSKTDMEIIQLFADALGFGEHFDWGSGNGLFNGRSTYEDALREINLGVRTIGYQQDPERLQRQYEYDWAFSTEDLKVDKPGLPVSGEYWQLPWPCWGEGHPGTPIIWRDDIDPREGGQDFRARWGTKAPTPQEWQKMSDAKGIQKEYPFKETVKQQGQKGLDMLRAPYKPDWYGGKEIKGVPEYPNFSTAWPKDVANPDSLSIPYEYALRADKSPYDAAKELKKRGADVNPKEYEPYDVKQPDPPTGRGRARGVAWDFLDTVPVHREPVESPRPDLVEKWPANGRQTNFYRVDQNNAEVQKRATTAAQKQGMNIIMTTGRQVEHQGGGSESRSNIFLADLQPHMYAEIHPNLAEQIGIDGGDLVVVSTTDRGSILVKARVTHRPNEKETFLPFHWGGVYHGKSLEEKYPDGMAPFAIGDSVNIITSRGYDVETQMQETKPAMVKIQKATTDLLERLNMDTDLTFPQDRDGVGLQKDFDVRDSKTVQ comes from the coding sequence ATGAGTTCGGAACCCGTTTCGCTGGATCTCGACCGTCGGTCGTTCATGAAGGCTAGCGCGCTCGCCGGCGCACTCGCGTTGGGAGGGAGCGCAACAGGCCAGGTGCTCGCTCAGAGCGAAAGTGACGAAGAGGGTGGAGCAGATACGGAAGGGGAACTTGTAAAGACGATTTGTAACTTCTGCGCCGTCGGCTGCGGGTTCAAAGGCGAGCGGAAGGGCAACGCGTTCGTCGGCCAGGAACCGTGGTTCGAACACCCAGTCAACAACGGTTCGCTCTGTTCGAAAGGTGCAGCGATTTACGGCAGTGAACACTCGCCGAAACGACTGAAACACCCCCTGAAACTCGAAGAGGGCGAGTGGAAGAAGATTTCGTGGGGCGAAGCAATGGGCGAGATTGGCGACGAACTCCTGCGTATCCGCGACGAGTACGGCCCGGATAGTGTCATGTGGCTCGGAAGCGCCCACCACGCTAACGAGGAGGCGTACGCCTTCCGTAAACTCGCCGCGCTTTTCGGAACGAACAACGTCGACCACCAAGCGCGCATCTGCCACTCCACGACCGTCGCCGGTCTCGCAAACACGTGGGGCTACGGTGCGATGACGAACACGATAAATGACTACCGGAACTACGACCTCGACATCATCATCGGGCAGAACCCCGCCGAGGCTCACCCAATCGCGATGCAACACATCCTCGAGGGTCAGAGACGCGGCGGCACGATCGTCTCGGTCGACGCCCGGTACACGAAGACGTCGGCACACGCTGACCACTTCTACCGTATCCGTCCCGGTACGGACGTTGCGCTGATGATGGGGATCATCCGCTACCTCCGCGAGCAGGGCGAACTCGATCAGCAGATGATCAACGACCGAGTCCAAGGGTGGCCCGACGTCGACGCCAAACTCGACAGATACGACCTCGACACGGTCGAAGACATCACTTGGGTGAGCAAGGATGACATCCAGGAACTCGGCGACCTCATCATCGAGAACAAGCCGAACGTCCAAATCGAGTGGGCGATGGGCGGAACCCAGCACAACAACGGGACCCAGAACATCCGTTCGTACGCGCTGACGAGCCTCGGGTCGGGCTGTGCGGCCCGCAGCGGCGGCGGATTGCAGGTAATGCGCGGCCACTCGAACGTCCAGGGCGCGACCGACCTCGGCCCGAACAGCCACATCCTTCCGGGGTACTACTCCAATGACTCGCCGGGGTCGTGGGCTTACTGGACCGACGTCTGGAACGAGAGCCCGTGGACCAGCGGGAGCATCTCCATGTCAGAGATGTACGATCGTTTCGAGATGATGTCGAAGGAGAAGTACGAGGCGCAGGGCGGCTCCGAGTCCACCTTCGAGAACGAGGGCCTCGAGGTCAACAGCCGATCGATGATGCTCCAGAGCGGACTCACCGTCGCCCGGTGGTTCGAGGCAGCCCTCGACAAGAAGGACCGGCTGAACCAGTCCGAACTCTACCAGCCGAACAAGGTGAAGGCGGCCATCTACGACGGACACTCCACGAACTCCATCAGCGAGATGGACAAGCAGAAGAAGGCGTTGGAGAACCTCGACCTGCTGGTCGTCGTGGACATGTTCCCGTCGTTGGCGTCGGTGATGCACAACCGCGACGACGGCGTCATCCTATTACCGGCGTCGAGCCAGTACGAACACCACGGCACCGTTACCAACTCCCACCGCTCGGTGCAGTGGCGCAACCCCGTCCGGCCGCCGGGCCACAACTCCAAGACGGACATGGAGATTATCCAGCTGTTCGCCGACGCGCTCGGATTCGGCGAGCATTTCGACTGGGGCAGCGGCAACGGCCTGTTCAATGGGCGCTCCACCTACGAGGATGCGCTCCGCGAAATCAATCTCGGAGTGCGCACCATCGGCTATCAGCAGGACCCCGAGCGTCTCCAGCGCCAATACGAGTACGACTGGGCGTTCAGCACGGAAGACCTGAAGGTCGACAAGCCTGGGCTCCCGGTCAGCGGTGAGTACTGGCAGCTCCCGTGGCCGTGCTGGGGTGAAGGACATCCAGGTACGCCCATCATCTGGCGCGATGATATTGACCCGCGCGAGGGCGGCCAAGACTTCCGCGCCCGCTGGGGAACGAAAGCGCCGACGCCGCAAGAGTGGCAGAAGATGAGCGATGCAAAGGGCATTCAGAAAGAGTACCCGTTCAAGGAGACGGTGAAGCAGCAAGGCCAGAAAGGTCTGGACATGCTTCGAGCGCCGTACAAACCCGACTGGTACGGCGGCAAGGAGATAAAGGGCGTTCCGGAGTACCCCAACTTCTCCACTGCGTGGCCGAAGGATGTCGCGAATCCCGACTCGCTTTCGATTCCGTACGAGTACGCGCTTCGAGCGGACAAATCGCCCTATGATGCTGCGAAGGAGCTCAAGAAGCGCGGCGCCGACGTCAATCCGAAGGAGTACGAGCCGTACGACGTCAAGCAACCTGATCCACCGACCGGTCGAGGGCGTGCCCGCGGTGTCGCCTGGGACTTCTTGGACACCGTCCCCGTCCACCGCGAACCGGTCGAGAGTCCGCGCCCGGACCTGGTCGAAAAGTGGCCCGCGAACGGTCGGCAGACGAACTTCTATCGGGTCGACCAGAACAATGCGGAGGTCCAGAAACGAGCGACTACGGCGGCGCAAAAGCAGGGCATGAACATCATCATGACGACCGGACGCCAGGTCGAGCATCAGGGTGGTGGGTCTGAGTCGCGCTCGAACATTTTCCTGGCCGACCTTCAGCCGCACATGTACGCCGAAATTCATCCGAATCTGGCCGAGCAAATCGGCATCGACGGTGGCGACCTGGTCGTCGTTTCGACGACAGACCGGGGGTCTATCCTCGTGAAGGCGCGGGTAACCCATCGACCGAACGAGAAAGAGACGTTCCTGCCGTTCCACTGGGGTGGCGTCTACCACGGGAAGAGCCTAGAGGAGAAGTACCCCGACGGAATGGCACCGTTCGCCATCGGGGACAGCGTGAATATCATCACGTCTCGCGGGTACGACGTCGAGACCCAGATGCAGGAAACGAAGCCTGCGATGGTGAAAATCCAGAAGGCGACTACCGACCTACTCGAGAGGCTGAATATGGATACCGACCTCACGTTCCCGCAGGACCGTGATGGCGTCGGCCTGCAGAAAGATTTCGACGTCCGTGACTCGAAAACTGTTCAATGA
- a CDS encoding 4Fe-4S dicluster domain-containing protein yields MSTNNSNQVMGQGVMSVGEDARIFPDVEACIDCGGCVVACKRTWDVPRDEQRISISTMLEGQEAAAGLNANSAQALRQGQSPGETSVPMQCYHCENAPCVSVCPTDSLLKKDNGFVEVRDDLCVGCQYCLSACPFGAPQFPEADEGAAKLFGTGGTMDKCTMCEERQDVGKGPACAEECATDAILVGTTGQIAEELDKRGSASFFNQEAMEIIFGEEGAREFQ; encoded by the coding sequence ATGTCAACAAACAACTCGAACCAAGTAATGGGCCAAGGCGTCATGAGCGTCGGTGAGGACGCGCGAATCTTCCCCGACGTAGAGGCGTGTATCGACTGTGGCGGCTGCGTCGTCGCCTGCAAACGAACCTGGGACGTCCCGCGAGACGAACAGCGCATCAGCATCTCGACGATGCTCGAAGGGCAGGAGGCGGCGGCAGGGCTCAACGCCAACAGCGCGCAGGCGCTTAGACAAGGCCAGTCGCCCGGTGAGACGAGCGTGCCGATGCAGTGCTACCACTGCGAGAACGCCCCCTGCGTCTCGGTCTGCCCGACCGACTCGCTGTTGAAGAAGGACAACGGCTTCGTCGAGGTCAGAGACGACCTCTGCGTCGGCTGTCAGTACTGCCTGTCGGCGTGTCCGTTCGGTGCGCCGCAGTTCCCCGAGGCGGACGAGGGAGCGGCGAAACTCTTCGGCACCGGCGGGACGATGGACAAGTGTACGATGTGCGAGGAGCGCCAGGACGTCGGCAAGGGTCCGGCCTGCGCCGAGGAGTGCGCGACGGACGCTATCCTCGTCGGGACGACCGGTCAGATAGCCGAAGAACTCGACAAGCGCGGCAGCGCGTCGTTCTTCAATCAGGAGGCGATGGAGATCATCTTCGGTGAGGAGGGCGCGAGGGAGTTCCAATGA
- a CDS encoding cytochrome b/b6 domain-containing protein — MTNLDHGKFTGMTTTFHTLLALDVFILFFSGYGMMFNDELWWLVTLMGGNTGVTAVHRIAGLGLVALIVFWMLMMLTTSTGRSNFREILMGPDDIAAMIQDIKFVLGMADERHSNARQFAGYNSDEVPLLSYVGKGVVYIFSVELLLLTISGLLIWSKTGVMQYFATKTAAMAFVVFHGLLGVIMLMGVMFHIFEHGFHPAFYPVEVKAFIPRKLIPEEHADTDHDSTGISQLGLAPSWGWATNVMGVLTVIGIVSVLVGSIFDEGYPVPRELVVGGGPTDLLLTVGINIGILVLFIGMALQMYGNLLRVRWQKQLAEEARTTAATDGGQVNDH, encoded by the coding sequence ATGACGAACTTGGACCACGGGAAGTTCACCGGGATGACGACGACGTTCCACACGCTGTTGGCGCTGGACGTGTTCATCCTGTTCTTCTCGGGGTACGGGATGATGTTCAACGACGAACTCTGGTGGCTCGTCACGCTGATGGGCGGCAACACCGGCGTGACGGCGGTCCACCGCATCGCGGGACTCGGCCTCGTCGCGCTCATCGTCTTCTGGATGCTGATGATGCTGACGACGAGCACCGGTCGCAGCAACTTCCGCGAGATTCTGATGGGCCCCGACGACATCGCCGCGATGATACAGGACATCAAGTTCGTCCTCGGGATGGCCGACGAGCGCCACTCGAACGCCCGACAGTTCGCGGGTTACAACTCCGACGAGGTACCGCTGCTGTCGTACGTCGGCAAGGGCGTCGTCTACATCTTCTCCGTCGAACTGCTGCTTCTGACCATCTCCGGTCTTCTCATCTGGAGCAAGACCGGCGTCATGCAGTACTTCGCCACCAAAACGGCGGCGATGGCGTTCGTCGTCTTCCACGGTCTGCTCGGCGTCATCATGCTGATGGGTGTGATGTTCCACATCTTCGAGCACGGCTTTCACCCGGCGTTCTACCCGGTGGAGGTGAAGGCGTTTATCCCTCGAAAACTGATTCCGGAGGAGCACGCCGACACCGACCACGACTCGACCGGCATCAGTCAACTCGGCCTCGCGCCGTCGTGGGGGTGGGCGACGAACGTCATGGGCGTGCTCACCGTCATCGGCATCGTGAGCGTTCTCGTCGGGAGCATCTTCGACGAAGGCTACCCTGTCCCGCGCGAACTCGTCGTCGGCGGGGGTCCGACGGACCTGTTGTTGACTGTCGGCATCAATATCGGCATCCTCGTGCTGTTCATCGGCATGGCGCTGCAGATGTACGGTAACCTGCTGCGCGTCCGCTGGCAGAAGCAGTTGGCCGAGGAGGCTCGCACGACGGCGGCGACGGACGGCGGACAGGTGAACGACCACTGA
- a CDS encoding ubiquitin-like small modifier protein 1, which produces MQLQLRFFATFREAVGQKTIDREYDDGLVVGDVLSALESEFDGLEGQLLENGELKPQINVLKNGREVLHIQGIETTMEDGDTLSVFPPVAGG; this is translated from the coding sequence ATGCAACTTCAACTCCGGTTTTTCGCAACGTTCCGCGAAGCCGTCGGGCAGAAGACCATCGATCGAGAGTACGACGACGGCCTCGTCGTCGGCGACGTGCTCTCGGCGCTCGAATCGGAGTTCGACGGCCTCGAAGGCCAGTTGCTCGAGAACGGCGAGCTCAAGCCGCAGATAAACGTCCTGAAGAACGGCCGCGAGGTGCTGCACATACAGGGCATCGAGACGACGATGGAGGACGGCGACACCCTGAGCGTCTTCCCGCCGGTCGCCGGAGGGTGA
- a CDS encoding S9 family peptidase, whose amino-acid sequence MTDHTFTPMDLARLPSFHHPRLSPDGDRVALYYDETGRNELHLVDLDSGERRRITDGEVPRNARWPVAWDSTGERVFFHLDADGDEQNDIYAVGLDDGEMASVDPVVELDGQAILEDVTDDSRYLLYRSDANQQMNVYRYDTESGETEQLTEYAFPVALASFSPDGDRIAYAANETENLENYDAYVMNADGSEKRKLDVGTVGTEVGPSDWHPDGDAVLVTDNSGDLGRVGVYDLDTGGVTWLGDGEHEEAAVTFGPDGDRVVAKRMREAGTLPVVYDLETGESEEFELPEGVANVGSSVADDGTVLVAHTTPTARPTLLAYDLDSHESEALVEPDYGDIDSERFVDAEYVTYESTDGLDVGALLYDARETAAGTEPSPAVVMVHGGPHSWSSKAFNLYAQFLAAKGYTVLLPNYRGSIGRGREFKNAIHGDWGGMEQEDVAAGARWLAEKEWVDADRLAVFGGSYGGYSTFMQLVQRPELWKTGVAWVGITDLHLMHEEAMPHYQTFLETQMGDPEEDNDLWRERSAIEHVEVAEPPLYIVHGVNDARCPISQARVFRDALLERGWSEGEDGEFEYTELGEEGHGSTDIDQKVRAYSYVGDYLDRRL is encoded by the coding sequence ACGCCCGCTGGCCGGTGGCGTGGGACTCGACCGGCGAACGCGTCTTCTTCCACCTCGACGCCGACGGCGACGAGCAGAACGATATCTACGCGGTCGGACTCGACGACGGCGAGATGGCCTCGGTCGACCCGGTGGTCGAACTCGACGGGCAGGCGATTCTTGAGGACGTGACCGACGACAGTCGTTACCTGCTGTACAGAAGCGACGCGAACCAACAGATGAACGTCTACCGCTACGACACCGAGTCTGGTGAGACCGAGCAGTTGACCGAGTACGCGTTCCCGGTCGCTCTCGCCTCGTTCTCGCCCGACGGCGACCGAATCGCCTACGCGGCCAACGAGACGGAGAACCTGGAGAACTACGACGCCTACGTGATGAACGCCGACGGGAGCGAGAAGCGCAAACTCGACGTCGGCACCGTCGGCACGGAAGTCGGCCCGTCCGACTGGCACCCCGACGGCGACGCGGTGCTCGTCACCGACAACAGCGGGGACCTCGGCCGCGTCGGCGTCTACGACCTCGACACGGGCGGGGTGACGTGGCTGGGCGACGGCGAACACGAGGAGGCCGCCGTCACCTTCGGCCCCGACGGTGACCGCGTCGTCGCCAAGCGGATGCGCGAAGCCGGGACGCTTCCGGTCGTCTACGACCTCGAAACCGGCGAGAGCGAGGAGTTCGAGTTGCCGGAGGGCGTCGCCAACGTGGGCTCCTCGGTCGCCGACGACGGGACGGTGCTGGTCGCGCACACGACGCCCACCGCGCGGCCGACGCTTCTCGCGTACGACCTCGACAGTCACGAGTCTGAGGCGCTCGTCGAACCCGACTACGGGGACATCGACTCCGAGCGGTTCGTCGACGCCGAGTACGTCACCTACGAGTCGACCGACGGCCTCGACGTCGGTGCGCTGCTGTACGACGCCCGCGAGACGGCCGCCGGGACCGAGCCCTCGCCCGCCGTCGTGATGGTCCACGGCGGGCCACACTCGTGGTCGTCGAAGGCGTTCAACCTCTACGCGCAGTTTCTCGCGGCGAAGGGCTACACCGTTCTCCTCCCGAACTACCGCGGCTCCATCGGCCGCGGCCGCGAGTTCAAAAACGCCATCCACGGCGACTGGGGCGGGATGGAACAGGAGGACGTCGCCGCGGGCGCTCGCTGGCTCGCCGAGAAGGAGTGGGTCGACGCCGACCGACTCGCCGTCTTCGGCGGCTCGTACGGCGGCTACTCGACGTTCATGCAGCTCGTCCAGCGCCCGGAACTGTGGAAGACGGGCGTCGCGTGGGTCGGCATCACCGACCTCCACCTGATGCACGAGGAGGCGATGCCGCACTACCAGACGTTCCTGGAGACGCAGATGGGCGACCCGGAGGAGGATAACGACCTCTGGCGAGAGCGTAGCGCCATCGAGCACGTCGAGGTGGCGGAACCGCCGCTGTACATCGTCCACGGCGTCAACGACGCTCGGTGCCCGATTTCGCAGGCGCGCGTCTTCCGCGACGCGCTGCTCGAACGCGGCTGGTCCGAAGGTGAAGACGGCGAGTTCGAGTACACCGAGTTGGGGGAGGAGGGGCACGGTTCGACCGACATCGACCAGAAGGTTCGGGCGTACTCGTACGTCGGCGACTATCTCGACCGCCGCCTCTGA